The proteins below are encoded in one region of Spirochaeta isovalerica:
- a CDS encoding SCP2 sterol-binding domain-containing protein, giving the protein MVFDQTGKYQDLLEVISETYRQSPFDPEYDPILNIQSSSGESYYLSFTAGQCSVNWGKHPRATVTYKGPIDTFIDILRKKTDPLKSILDCLIDVEGDIAFFLHLRNSFSLVDTNRKEKRFDKTSPVFRGPLGLSGRSVFSTMMFSGFLLQVMQLMHLGRNFIILPASLFTLLLGYLFFTDKVHFRELLLFLIYPAFTIALYYNYLGVSGNIFFLYNIYMIIIFTGSFFFERTIVGRYNSININNREYTDCIINNHQSNITILWILLFCAGVAISMVPWSRDIYQILAGNLYLLLFVLTGVYSFLELGSC; this is encoded by the coding sequence ATGGTATTCGATCAGACAGGCAAATACCAGGATTTACTGGAAGTGATATCTGAAACCTATCGACAATCTCCTTTCGATCCTGAATACGATCCCATTCTCAATATACAAAGCAGCAGCGGAGAGAGCTATTACCTGTCTTTTACTGCAGGGCAGTGTTCGGTAAACTGGGGAAAACATCCCCGCGCCACTGTAACATACAAGGGTCCTATCGATACCTTTATAGATATTCTCAGAAAAAAAACCGACCCTCTGAAAAGCATTCTCGATTGCCTGATAGATGTGGAGGGGGATATTGCATTTTTCCTTCATCTCAGAAACAGCTTCTCTCTGGTGGACACGAACCGGAAGGAGAAAAGATTCGATAAAACTTCGCCGGTCTTCCGGGGCCCCCTCGGACTTTCCGGACGCTCTGTCTTTTCAACGATGATGTTCTCCGGTTTTCTGCTTCAGGTAATGCAGCTGATGCACCTGGGAAGAAATTTTATTATTCTGCCAGCTTCTCTTTTCACTTTATTGCTCGGCTATCTGTTTTTTACCGATAAAGTGCATTTCCGAGAGCTACTTCTATTTCTCATATATCCGGCTTTTACTATCGCCCTTTATTACAACTACTTAGGGGTAAGCGGCAATATCTTCTTTCTCTACAATATTTACATGATCATTATTTTTACAGGCAGCTTTTTCTTCGAACGGACAATCGTGGGCCGTTACAATTCAATCAATATCAACAACAGAGAGTACACTGACTGTATAATCAATAACCACCAGTCCAATATAACCATACTCTGGATTCTGCTCTTCTGCGCCGGAGTGGCCATATCCATGGTTCCCTGGAGCAGAGATATTTACCAGATTCTGGCGGGGAATCTCTATCTTCTCCTCTTCGTCCTGACAGGGGTCTATTCCTTTCTGGAGCTGGGATCATGCTGA
- a CDS encoding Ig-like domain-containing protein produces the protein MKKNIRNSLLFIIFPVLIAAAGCSNMLTTVYMDPEDLRNEEPSPASALTATVYSPVDFGADSSLSEISLELIWSREVSGFDVADMVPANAAVSSFSGEGDKYVFTLKALSEGLVGFSISSGALDGADLKEDIVYQYNFNPAALTLSISSDETVITNQTSIPVYFDFSHDVEGFDSPDISVLGGTLSGFSGSGSSWSGNLTFTSDGFATVSVNTGAANHPDYEDILSGSASFSIEYDGTDPEGALSTSIGEGDSTGHGSLAFSLDISEETEAIDSSVILVTNGTISHFSGSGDSYTFDVTPLAAGTVKVELPAGVLVDKSGNESSQADSFSYVYDSTLIGVNITGSVGSVSNSPAVAASVVFSEPVTGLEAADFTVTNGTVTGLTGSGDTYEVTLTAGSDGVVSLALPSGAAVNGIGAPNAASSWTYQYDGTEPAAVFFDLSKIGTGTGIGSGAYSDEYIFLDLNSDYSGDAGSGLSYEYTVDLGSTWKTFNLIGVMLTENRTYAGINIRVSDEAGNMTEGSALTNITIDTVAPDAPVVIIGTDPVNASNYSSFAFNLSGGEAGINYYYSIRSSEGPGEITGSGVFDGSGVSSVVEDLSALPDGTITVRATAEDHAGNMSSGGTDGAPMDTEIPAAPVVSITSGDTITGADPTIGFEITGGEAGNEYEYVITSSAGGSIFREVKTFDVSGGKSFSGIDLSAFRDGVLSVSVVQTDDAGNAGPAGSDSVVLDLKAFNDPDFDFAINSTNVTDGSVTLVGEPGSSYSYTIYSTGGGDVLSGTGTFDGTGQKTIDGLDFSGMADGYLILIVDIIDLSGNSSMAVSFTEIDASAPPLTTAADFSAETGSVNFDMSYHGSQTVPSGIVKFDTDVLTGSDYDDEIRFSDLEDGEFFTVAGGAGFNTIDLSEYSSADVTVQAGQTGEDDGNIVITLPSGGTATILYSDFQRLEFCSNNFTGSPHAIELDTADGTLWTFSDTQFELHTTVGNYKAGIIYFEGSLGLNYQLDTVFDPQTDMNNRNGLIIFDYQDTDNYKYIRAYAKADRWTIGEVVDGAEATLATLNESIDDVAANPLQLRVTGAEGKTAELWSGGIMKVSYTFADVLNDGYFGLTNDVAHTVFSIDMTPSNWAPYARKFEEKFSRSTSMTEVTVDIIGGAVDYEGDYLEISELGDTSNGTLTDNGDGTVTFIPNASFYGVETISYTITDGTNETVSEIRIDVLP, from the coding sequence GTGAAAAAAAACATCAGAAACAGTTTATTGTTTATTATATTTCCGGTTCTGATCGCCGCCGCGGGATGCAGCAATATGCTCACCACGGTTTATATGGATCCGGAGGATCTACGCAATGAAGAGCCTTCTCCGGCGTCGGCGCTTACGGCTACTGTTTATTCGCCGGTGGATTTCGGCGCCGATAGTTCTCTGTCGGAAATTTCCCTTGAGCTGATATGGAGCCGCGAAGTATCGGGCTTTGATGTTGCCGATATGGTTCCCGCCAATGCGGCTGTTTCCTCTTTTTCCGGAGAAGGGGACAAGTACGTTTTTACTTTGAAAGCTCTTTCCGAAGGCCTGGTCGGTTTCTCCATCTCCTCAGGCGCGCTTGACGGTGCGGATCTGAAGGAAGATATCGTCTATCAATATAACTTCAATCCCGCGGCTCTGACTCTGTCCATATCATCGGATGAAACAGTGATCACCAATCAGACATCAATTCCCGTCTATTTTGATTTCTCCCATGATGTCGAGGGCTTTGATTCCCCGGACATTTCGGTTCTCGGCGGTACGCTGAGCGGATTCTCGGGAAGCGGCAGCTCCTGGTCGGGCAATCTTACTTTCACTTCCGACGGCTTCGCGACTGTCTCGGTCAATACCGGTGCGGCCAACCATCCCGATTATGAGGATATCCTGAGCGGATCGGCCAGTTTTTCCATCGAATATGACGGAACAGATCCCGAAGGGGCTCTCTCCACTTCCATCGGCGAAGGTGATTCGACAGGCCATGGTTCACTGGCTTTTTCTCTTGATATAAGCGAAGAAACCGAAGCTATAGACAGTTCCGTCATTCTCGTGACAAACGGGACGATTTCCCATTTTTCCGGAAGCGGCGACTCCTATACTTTCGATGTTACACCTCTGGCAGCCGGAACAGTCAAGGTTGAGCTTCCCGCCGGCGTTCTCGTCGACAAGTCCGGGAATGAAAGCTCGCAAGCCGACTCGTTCTCCTATGTGTACGATTCCACTCTTATCGGTGTCAATATTACAGGTTCTGTCGGTTCGGTCAGCAACAGCCCGGCGGTTGCCGCATCAGTGGTTTTCAGCGAGCCGGTTACAGGTCTCGAAGCGGCGGATTTTACTGTGACAAACGGAACCGTAACGGGATTGACCGGTTCGGGCGACACTTATGAGGTCACTCTGACTGCCGGTTCCGACGGGGTTGTTTCTCTTGCTCTCCCATCCGGTGCTGCTGTAAACGGAATAGGAGCGCCCAATGCCGCGTCATCCTGGACTTATCAATATGACGGTACGGAACCTGCGGCCGTTTTTTTCGACCTTTCGAAAATCGGTACCGGAACCGGTATCGGATCCGGCGCTTATTCTGATGAATACATTTTCCTTGACTTGAACAGCGATTACAGCGGAGACGCCGGGAGCGGGCTCTCATATGAATACACGGTAGATTTGGGCTCAACCTGGAAAACCTTCAATCTCATAGGTGTTATGCTTACGGAGAACAGAACATACGCGGGCATTAATATTCGTGTGAGCGATGAAGCCGGCAACATGACCGAGGGCTCGGCATTGACAAACATCACGATTGATACGGTCGCCCCTGATGCTCCTGTCGTCATAATCGGCACCGATCCGGTCAATGCATCCAATTACAGTTCTTTCGCTTTTAACTTGAGCGGGGGTGAAGCGGGCATTAATTACTACTATTCCATTCGTTCCAGTGAGGGACCGGGGGAAATCACCGGATCGGGGGTATTTGACGGTTCGGGAGTATCTTCCGTTGTTGAAGATCTGTCCGCTCTGCCGGACGGGACAATCACTGTCCGGGCAACGGCGGAAGACCATGCCGGCAATATGAGTTCCGGCGGCACCGACGGAGCACCTATGGACACCGAAATTCCCGCGGCTCCCGTTGTCTCGATAACATCCGGCGATACCATCACAGGCGCCGATCCCACTATCGGCTTTGAAATTACAGGCGGAGAAGCGGGAAATGAATATGAGTATGTCATAACCTCTTCCGCCGGAGGATCGATCTTCAGGGAAGTCAAAACCTTCGATGTTTCAGGCGGCAAAAGCTTTTCCGGTATTGATTTATCGGCTTTCCGCGACGGCGTGCTCTCGGTTTCCGTTGTACAGACCGACGATGCTGGCAATGCCGGCCCTGCCGGTTCCGATTCGGTGGTACTGGATTTGAAAGCATTCAATGATCCCGATTTCGACTTTGCCATCAACAGCACCAATGTTACCGACGGATCCGTTACGCTAGTGGGCGAACCGGGCTCAAGCTATTCCTATACAATCTATTCCACCGGCGGAGGCGACGTTCTCTCCGGTACGGGAACATTTGACGGCACGGGCCAAAAAACTATCGACGGACTGGATTTCAGCGGTATGGCCGACGGATATCTGATTCTTATCGTGGATATCATTGACCTTTCAGGCAACAGCAGCATGGCTGTGAGCTTTACGGAAATCGATGCATCGGCTCCTCCCTTAACAACAGCAGCGGATTTTTCGGCGGAAACGGGATCGGTCAATTTCGATATGTCCTATCACGGCAGCCAGACCGTTCCAAGCGGTATTGTCAAATTCGATACTGATGTGCTCACGGGGTCTGACTACGATGATGAGATCCGGTTCTCCGATCTGGAGGATGGCGAATTTTTCACCGTTGCCGGCGGGGCCGGTTTCAATACCATCGACCTTTCGGAATACTCCTCTGCCGATGTGACAGTACAGGCGGGACAGACTGGAGAAGACGACGGAAACATCGTCATCACCCTTCCCTCAGGGGGAACGGCTACCATTCTCTACAGCGATTTTCAGAGACTGGAGTTCTGTTCCAATAACTTTACCGGAAGCCCCCATGCCATTGAACTGGATACAGCGGACGGTACTCTCTGGACATTCAGCGATACTCAGTTCGAGCTTCATACCACCGTTGGCAATTACAAAGCGGGAATCATCTACTTCGAAGGTTCTCTGGGGCTTAACTATCAGCTCGATACGGTTTTTGATCCCCAGACCGACATGAACAACAGAAACGGACTGATTATCTTCGATTATCAGGATACGGACAATTACAAGTATATCAGGGCTTATGCCAAGGCCGACCGGTGGACTATAGGAGAAGTGGTCGATGGAGCAGAGGCAACATTAGCCACGCTTAACGAATCCATCGATGACGTGGCAGCCAATCCGCTCCAGCTCCGCGTAACCGGTGCGGAAGGAAAAACCGCTGAACTGTGGTCGGGCGGCATAATGAAGGTGTCCTATACATTCGCCGATGTGCTCAACGACGGATATTTCGGACTGACCAATGATGTAGCCCATACCGTTTTCTCCATCGATATGACTCCCTCCAACTGGGCTCCCTATGCGCGGAAATTCGAAGAAAAATTCTCCCGGTCCACATCCATGACGGAAGTGACTGTGGATATCATCGGCGGCGCTGTGGACTACGAGGGAGATTATCTTGAGATCAGCGAGCTGGGAGATACTTCCAACGGAACCCTGACAGACAATGGTGACGGGACTGTGACATTTATTCCCAATGCCAGCTTCTACGGTGTGGAAACCATCAGCTATACCATCACCGACGGGACCAATGAAACGGTTTCGGAAATCAGAATAGACGTGCTCCCCTGA
- a CDS encoding EAL domain-containing protein, whose product MKRNRLLYYYMMIIIIGLIGDFILNGPYFSPFLTLLLCIYLIRESRNSCRTRICDHSSPYEHWHNISDWEVVQSYLSSLRLSDDRKALAVLIKPEIPESHYSSSGNRYPVNAVREEIAFRLNKLIRKVDFVGKKGGTEFLIILEAIEGQNAAGILARRLIKALAEDFTYKNSVYPVNLNLGVTSVEKGHNAIDVMARCRLALSDAVELGANTFVISGMGDSDDQNRGSRLEMALKEALGNDEMEVFLQPKCLAGTGELVSMEALVRWNHPELGHIPPQEFIPIAENSGMIGSISRFVYFRAFEMLMEFSRLGYSHLRLALNVSPLEIHDGTLVKNLTNGLLFTGIDPRKVELEITEGSLLINSQTARSILDEVKSLGFQISIDDFGTGYSTFGYLKNFQFDTLKIDKSFIDQIQMDNNSRAIVQAIIAMSRTLNLQTVAEGVETQEQYDILKELGCDQLQGYFFGRPMNFDDFVNYLGDTSVKKSDRMNLPLR is encoded by the coding sequence GTGAAAAGGAATCGTTTGCTTTACTATTACATGATGATAATCATTATCGGACTTATAGGGGATTTTATCCTCAACGGACCCTATTTCAGTCCGTTTCTCACTTTGCTTCTCTGCATTTATCTTATCAGAGAGAGCAGAAACAGCTGCCGGACCAGAATCTGCGATCATTCATCGCCTTATGAGCACTGGCACAACATTTCCGATTGGGAAGTCGTCCAGTCCTATCTGTCATCCCTGAGACTCAGTGATGACAGGAAGGCTCTTGCAGTTCTCATAAAGCCGGAAATTCCCGAATCCCACTACTCATCCTCGGGGAACCGCTACCCGGTCAATGCTGTCCGGGAGGAGATCGCCTTCCGGCTTAACAAACTGATCAGGAAAGTGGATTTCGTAGGGAAGAAGGGCGGAACGGAGTTTCTTATAATCCTGGAAGCCATCGAGGGACAGAATGCAGCGGGGATACTTGCCCGAAGACTGATCAAAGCGCTTGCCGAAGATTTCACATATAAGAATTCAGTATACCCGGTCAACCTGAATCTCGGTGTTACATCTGTGGAGAAGGGGCACAACGCAATCGATGTTATGGCCAGGTGCCGGCTCGCTCTTTCCGATGCTGTCGAGCTGGGTGCCAACACATTTGTCATTTCGGGCATGGGCGACAGTGATGACCAGAACAGAGGGTCCCGTCTGGAAATGGCTCTAAAAGAAGCTCTCGGCAATGATGAAATGGAAGTTTTTCTTCAGCCCAAGTGCCTGGCCGGAACGGGAGAACTTGTCAGCATGGAAGCTCTGGTCCGCTGGAACCACCCTGAATTGGGGCATATTCCTCCCCAGGAGTTTATCCCCATTGCAGAAAACAGCGGAATGATCGGCTCGATCAGCCGTTTCGTCTATTTTCGCGCTTTTGAAATGCTTATGGAGTTTTCCCGGCTTGGCTACTCTCATCTCCGTCTTGCTCTCAATGTATCGCCTCTGGAAATTCACGACGGTACACTTGTCAAAAATCTGACTAACGGTCTGCTCTTTACGGGAATCGATCCCCGGAAAGTGGAACTGGAAATCACCGAAGGCTCACTTCTGATCAACAGCCAGACCGCCAGAAGCATTCTCGATGAAGTGAAGAGTCTTGGGTTCCAGATCTCAATTGACGACTTCGGCACCGGGTATTCCACTTTCGGATATTTAAAAAACTTCCAGTTCGATACCTTGAAAATCGATAAGAGCTTTATAGATCAGATCCAGATGGATAACAATTCAAGAGCTATCGTCCAGGCCATTATCGCTATGTCCCGGACTCTTAATCTTCAGACGGTGGCGGAAGGTGTCGAGACTCAGGAACAGTATGATATTCTGAAAGAACTGGGCTGTGATCAACTTCAGGGGTATTTCTTCGGCAGGCCGATGAATTTCGATGATTTTGTTAATTATCTTGGTGATACATCGGTGAAAAAAAGCGACAGGATGAATCTTCCCTTAAGGTGA
- a CDS encoding LacI family DNA-binding transcriptional regulator, whose amino-acid sequence MSITIKDVARESGVSISTVSKVINGSSRISSSTKEKVRAVMTELDYHPSSTARNLVRQRTGNICVVKGLGEGWDWSSNPYVYEILNGVEYRAGEEDYLLSIVNVRKDKPLMEQLEKYIFSRRIDGFLIFAGLAEKDLTDSLIRMNFPFVLIGDPGDGRDASWVDLNNTVAGHQATEELYSRGRRNFLCLREKKDKLISGKRLAGVRDFLNGHGLEKVGLTVKTVENGMEGGRDFALAAEKEIMNHDAVICCGSISASGLLSGLSSKGIAVPRDISIISFDRYPVSDLTDPPLSVIDMNLKELGDRCCSALLARIEDKGFSIQLTVSSSSFIPGGTV is encoded by the coding sequence ATGAGCATAACCATTAAGGATGTGGCCCGGGAATCAGGTGTATCCATTTCGACAGTCTCCAAAGTCATCAACGGAAGCAGCCGCATATCTTCTTCTACAAAGGAAAAGGTCCGGGCCGTTATGACGGAGCTTGATTATCATCCCAGCAGTACAGCCAGAAATCTGGTCAGACAGAGGACCGGGAATATCTGTGTCGTCAAAGGTCTCGGCGAGGGTTGGGACTGGTCTTCCAACCCCTATGTCTACGAAATCCTCAACGGCGTGGAATACAGAGCCGGAGAAGAGGACTACTTACTCTCCATAGTGAATGTCCGGAAAGACAAGCCTCTCATGGAGCAGCTGGAAAAATATATCTTCAGCCGCAGGATCGACGGGTTTCTCATCTTTGCCGGTCTGGCTGAAAAAGACCTGACAGACAGTCTGATCAGGATGAACTTCCCCTTTGTTCTGATCGGCGATCCGGGAGACGGCCGTGACGCAAGCTGGGTGGATCTTAACAATACAGTGGCCGGTCATCAGGCTACCGAAGAGCTCTACTCCCGGGGGAGAAGAAACTTTCTCTGCCTGAGGGAGAAAAAGGATAAACTGATCAGCGGCAAGAGGTTGGCCGGAGTGAGGGACTTTCTGAACGGCCACGGTCTTGAAAAGGTGGGGCTTACTGTAAAAACAGTTGAAAACGGCATGGAGGGCGGAAGGGATTTCGCCCTTGCCGCGGAAAAGGAAATCATGAATCATGATGCGGTTATCTGCTGTGGATCTATCAGCGCATCGGGGCTGCTTTCCGGTTTATCTTCGAAGGGGATAGCCGTTCCGCGGGACATATCGATCATAAGCTTTGACAGATACCCCGTATCGGACTTAACAGATCCTCCTTTATCGGTCATAGATATGAATCTGAAGGAACTGGGAGACCGGTGCTGCAGCGCTCTGCTGGCGCGCATTGAAGATAAGGGCTTTTCCATTCAGCTGACAGTCAGTTCCTCTTCATTTATCCCCGGGGGGACAGTCTGA
- a CDS encoding carbohydrate ABC transporter permease codes for MTLISRSLSQMALTVLLFLLVTGAVEILIYVFARKVLGRKSAAVPMFLAPALLGLVLLILYPLIYSVILSFSNMNLHHFRNPDFSLALGWRNLSRLFTEPVLREVRIYALFFRTALWSFIQICLQTVLAYLLALSLEKPIRFKWFFRGILILPWAIPGVLAINVWVLDFNYTFGAVNLLLKALRGEQAMIHWMSSPFWNYTAMTIVNQWLGFPFLMVIISSAMKSVPPEMYEASELEGAGAVTRVFRIQIPLLAPLIAPAVLLIFTGNFMGFEIPYFLNQHNLETSDFLATALFRMAFVYNQYGYSAAFSWVLTALLSLISIVFIKKTKGFKGVTE; via the coding sequence TTGACTCTTATAAGCCGAAGCCTTTCCCAGATGGCTTTGACCGTTCTCCTCTTTCTGCTGGTCACGGGTGCTGTGGAAATCCTGATTTATGTGTTTGCCAGGAAGGTCCTCGGGAGAAAGAGCGCTGCGGTTCCCATGTTTCTCGCACCGGCTTTACTGGGGCTGGTTTTGCTCATCCTCTATCCCCTCATCTATTCGGTTATTCTGAGTTTCAGCAATATGAATCTCCATCATTTCCGGAACCCCGATTTCAGTCTGGCTCTCGGGTGGAGAAATCTCTCCAGACTGTTTACCGAACCTGTTCTTAGGGAGGTGAGGATCTATGCGCTTTTTTTCAGAACCGCGCTATGGAGTTTCATACAGATCTGCCTGCAGACTGTTCTGGCCTATCTTCTGGCGCTTTCGCTGGAAAAGCCGATCCGTTTCAAATGGTTTTTCCGGGGGATTCTCATTCTCCCCTGGGCCATTCCCGGCGTACTCGCCATAAATGTCTGGGTTCTGGATTTCAATTACACCTTCGGGGCAGTGAATCTTCTGCTTAAAGCCTTGCGGGGAGAGCAGGCCATGATTCACTGGATGTCCAGCCCCTTCTGGAATTACACCGCCATGACCATAGTGAATCAATGGCTCGGCTTTCCCTTTCTCATGGTTATTATTTCCAGCGCCATGAAAAGCGTTCCTCCGGAGATGTACGAGGCTTCAGAGCTGGAAGGAGCCGGCGCCGTCACCAGAGTTTTCCGAATTCAGATCCCTCTGCTGGCACCCCTTATCGCTCCTGCTGTTCTTCTCATATTTACAGGGAATTTTATGGGTTTCGAGATTCCCTATTTTCTCAATCAGCACAATCTGGAGACTTCGGACTTTCTGGCCACGGCTCTGTTCCGCATGGCCTTCGTCTACAATCAATACGGCTATTCCGCTGCCTTCAGCTGGGTCCTGACAGCCCTGCTGTCTCTTATTTCCATCGTTTTCATAAAAAAAACGAAAGGTTTTAAAGGGGTGACGGAATGA
- a CDS encoding sugar ABC transporter permease, whose protein sequence is MKRSRPANKIGLTVVYLFLIAVSLWVLFPMWRVLSVALRPGDRLLSTTLELFPSDATLQNFKAVIQDHDLLLWLWNSLIISLTTAFLGVSIAALSSYALSRWTFRGRNAMLIAIFCTQLLPQTAMMIASYLMILKLNLVNTYMGIIIAYSIKAVPFSIWILKGYYNTIPREIEEAASIDGAGQVRILYRIFLPLAAPALSIVFLLNFMSGWNEYLFARIILQKSELATWPLGLTRLSGQFLTSWGDFSAASLIIAVPVVVLFLFSSRYLLSGLTLGAVEG, encoded by the coding sequence ATGAAAAGAAGCCGCCCTGCAAATAAAATAGGTCTGACGGTCGTCTATCTCTTTCTGATTGCCGTCTCCCTCTGGGTGCTCTTTCCCATGTGGCGGGTTCTCTCTGTGGCCCTTCGTCCCGGCGACCGCCTGCTATCTACGACGCTGGAGCTTTTTCCCTCCGATGCGACACTGCAGAATTTCAAGGCGGTTATTCAGGATCACGATCTTCTCCTCTGGCTCTGGAACTCTCTCATCATCTCCCTGACGACGGCTTTTCTTGGCGTTTCCATTGCCGCCCTGTCATCATACGCTCTGTCCCGATGGACTTTCCGGGGAAGGAATGCCATGCTCATCGCCATTTTCTGCACGCAGCTTCTCCCGCAGACCGCCATGATGATCGCGTCCTATCTGATGATTCTCAAATTGAATCTGGTTAACACCTACATGGGAATTATCATCGCCTATTCCATTAAGGCGGTTCCCTTTTCCATATGGATTCTCAAAGGGTACTACAATACCATTCCCCGGGAGATCGAAGAGGCCGCCTCTATCGACGGAGCGGGACAGGTCCGTATCCTTTACCGTATTTTTCTGCCTCTCGCCGCACCGGCGCTTTCAATAGTTTTTCTCCTCAATTTCATGTCGGGATGGAACGAATATCTCTTCGCCCGCATCATTCTGCAGAAGAGCGAGCTGGCGACCTGGCCCCTGGGGCTGACGAGGCTTTCCGGGCAGTTCCTCACTTCCTGGGGGGATTTTTCAGCCGCTTCCCTGATTATCGCCGTTCCGGTTGTCGTCCTGTTTCTCTTCTCCTCCCGCTATCTCCTTTCGGGATTAACGCTGGGAGCTGTTGAAGGCTAG
- a CDS encoding pyrimidine dimer DNA glycosylase/endonuclease V: MRLWSLDPRYLDSKGIVALWREALLAQKVLAGQTKGYRNHPQLIRFRGTADPPGSIAEYLSVVCDEADRRGYRFDRTKILPDRLGVKINVTEGQVAYEMEHLKKKLKARDPSALEKILSLEIPPVHPLFTVVPGDVEDWEIT; this comes from the coding sequence ATGAGACTATGGTCACTCGATCCCCGGTACCTCGACTCCAAAGGAATCGTAGCCCTTTGGCGCGAAGCGCTTCTGGCTCAGAAAGTATTAGCGGGGCAGACGAAAGGATACAGAAATCATCCCCAGCTCATCCGTTTCCGCGGGACTGCCGATCCCCCCGGCTCCATCGCCGAATATCTTAGCGTGGTATGCGACGAAGCGGACCGCCGGGGCTACCGCTTCGACAGAACGAAAATCCTTCCCGACCGGCTGGGTGTCAAAATCAATGTCACGGAAGGGCAGGTGGCCTATGAAATGGAACACCTGAAAAAAAAGCTGAAGGCACGGGACCCTTCAGCTCTGGAAAAAATACTCTCTTTAGAGATTCCTCCTGTTCATCCTCTGTTCACTGTCGTGCCCGGCGATGTGGAGGACTGGGAAATCACATAG
- the trxB gene encoding thioredoxin-disulfide reductase has protein sequence MKDIIIIGSGPAGHTASIYSARAGLSTLLFEGWMAGGVAPGGQLTTTNEIENFPGFPDVITGPQLMADMKKQAEGQGVEFLMETVESVDFSSRPFKVKTSSREEEAQAVIIATGATAKRMHVPHEEDFWQKGISACAVCDGALPIFRNQPLVVIGGGDTAMEEAMHLSKFGSKVYIVHRRDELRASQAMQDRVLANEKIEVLWSTVLVDVGGENTLDHVILKNVKTGEEFKQEAKGLFYAIGHKPNTDFLGGVIDTDEDGYIVTEKGTTKTSIPGVFAAGDVQDKVYRQAITSAGTGCMAALDAEKFIGENPM, from the coding sequence ATGAAAGACATAATTATCATCGGATCGGGACCGGCCGGCCACACAGCATCCATATATTCAGCGAGAGCCGGATTGAGCACTCTGCTTTTCGAAGGATGGATGGCAGGCGGCGTCGCCCCCGGCGGACAGCTGACGACCACCAATGAAATCGAAAACTTTCCCGGATTCCCCGATGTCATAACCGGCCCCCAGCTTATGGCCGATATGAAAAAACAGGCCGAAGGTCAGGGAGTCGAGTTCCTGATGGAAACTGTCGAATCTGTTGATTTTTCCAGCAGACCTTTTAAAGTAAAGACATCTTCCCGCGAAGAGGAAGCCCAGGCGGTTATCATCGCTACCGGGGCCACGGCAAAGAGAATGCACGTTCCCCACGAAGAGGACTTCTGGCAGAAAGGGATTTCCGCCTGCGCGGTCTGCGACGGCGCCCTCCCTATTTTCCGGAATCAGCCGCTGGTGGTAATCGGAGGGGGAGATACGGCCATGGAAGAAGCCATGCACCTCTCCAAATTCGGTTCCAAAGTTTACATCGTCCATAGAAGAGATGAGCTGAGAGCCTCTCAGGCCATGCAGGACAGAGTTCTGGCCAATGAAAAGATCGAAGTGCTCTGGAGCACGGTCCTCGTCGATGTGGGCGGAGAGAATACACTCGATCATGTTATTCTGAAAAACGTAAAAACCGGCGAGGAATTCAAACAGGAGGCGAAAGGGCTCTTTTATGCCATCGGACACAAACCCAATACGGATTTCCTCGGGGGTGTAATCGATACCGATGAAGACGGTTACATCGTCACCGAAAAAGGGACGACGAAAACCAGTATCCCCGGCGTTTTCGCGGCCGGAGATGTTCAGGACAAAGTATACCGTCAGGCTATTACATCAGCGGGTACGGGCTGTATGGCCGCACTGGACGCGGAAAAATTCATCGGGGAAAATCCTATGTGA